One Lasioglossum baleicum chromosome 6, iyLasBale1, whole genome shotgun sequence genomic window carries:
- the LOC143209611 gene encoding uncharacterized protein LOC143209611 isoform X3, which translates to MSSKGNGSCKTVTTRSNKNIVERKELSPTSEAPSEGLVVYDNCNTLIEVTVKTKGRKRTSTMVSNNPTSHKGVEEKRKPGNSSESHSSWGRVLREQTLQHIVARTPVTRPTKNRSDAKDTKKQSLNNQRNNPKHLDEIPIKQSVSQKKLEEQTKSTPRTSNPSTTSLPSSAKSVLVIDRSIQCSGIFDSIDRYGAFNPVRTLGFLMKELEDSIKDDQGSKILTHMEQVLLKLSADSGKSFTMDTGAAELRSKLEATTIQLEDTTKEMNAMCEALREERDCLKRQVMNQNTLLNEAREMHLNAETIIKTLKKELEEAKKIAQSREKTITELREGIKNEEFSQQVIANLRTSCAEQSELARQRHLKVQLLTIEKDKLSALSSHKDSLLAELRNSIKELQSQIADQLSNLITYAQKESINDQISLVHGGHASSSPTSSSSQESNMPTSWHDVSDVSLSTVGHEPPKNMDHRRFIRKPEKIIAASESHIGNMEQKRTKTNKDHPAKDSTNLEFVSLPYGESSHTLLPSYKDYGSYKGKEDSTLAHRRSENWRSLKNLSSPPEKLSETKSRAEEMPKTQKSLEPQRKQTLGKKSSLTDDCNQLNLGQRNAFVGKHKNRVIYFLISII; encoded by the exons ATGAGCAGTAAGGGAAACGGTTCATGTAAAACTGTCACCACTAGGTCCAACAAAAATATCGTTGAGAGGAAGGAACTTTCG CCCACCTCCGAGGCGCCTTCAGAAGGTCTGGTTGTATATGATAATTGTAACACCTTGATTGAAGTTACTGTAAAAACAAAGGGACGTAAACGTACATCTACAATGGTTAGCAACAATCCGACTAGTCACAAGGGTGTAGAGGAAAAAAGGAAACCTGGCAATAGCTCCGAATCACATTCGAGTTGGGGCAGGGTTCTAAGGGAGCAAACCCTGCAGCACATTGTAGCAAGAACACCTGTCACAAGACCGACAAAAAACAGATCTGATGCTAAAGATACCAAAAAGCAATCTTTAAATAATCAAAGGAACAAT CCTAAACATTTGGACGAGATCCCAATTAAACAATCAGTCTCGCAAAAGAAACTGGAAGAGCAGACTAAAAGCACACCGCGTACTTCAAATCCGTCGACTACATCATTGCCAAGCTCTGCCAAATCTGTTTTGGTTATTGATAGAAGTATTCAATGCAGTGGAATATTTGATTCTATCGACAGATACGGTGCGTTCAATCCAGTTCGCACCTTAGGGTTTTTAATGAAAGAATTAGAGGACTCAATAAAAGATGACCAAGGCAGTAAGATTTTAACTCATATGGAGCAAGTGTTGCTTAAACTATCTGCAGACTCTGGAAAGTCGTTTACCATG GATACAGGAGCTGCAGAGCTCCGTTCGAAATTGGAAGCAACCACGATTCAATTGGAAGACACAACCAAAGAAATGAATGCCATGTGCGAAGCGTTGCGAGAAGAGCGTGACTGTTTAAAACG GCAAGTTATGAATCAAAATACACTGTTAAATGAAGCTCGGGAAATGCATTTAAATGCAGAAACGATTATAAAAACATTGAAGAAAGAACTGGAGGAGGCGAAAAAGATAGCGCAGTCTAGGGAAAAGACAATAACAGAGTTAAGAGAGGGGATCAAGAACGAAGAATTTTCGCAACAGGTTATAGCGAATTTGAGAACGAGCTGTGCCGAGCAGTCGGAGCTTGCGAGGCAGAGGCACTTGAAAGTGCAATTGTTGACTATTGAAAAGGATAAGCTGTCGGCGTTGAGTTCGCACAAGGATTCACTGTTGGCCGAACTTAGGAATTCGATTAA GGAGTTGCAAAGTCAAATTGCGGATCAACTAAGCAACTTAATCACATACGCTCAAAAAGAGAGCATCAATGATCAAATTTCATTGGTACACGGAGGTCACGCGTCTTCCTCACCAACTTCTTCATCTTCCCAAGAATCAAACATGCCTACTTCTTGGCACGACGTTTCCGACGTATCTTTGTCCACCGTAGGCCACGAACCACCCAAAAATATGGATCACCGGAGATTTATCCGAAAACCTGAGAAGATCATAGCTGCCTCGGAGAGTCATATCGGGAATATGGAACAGAAGCGGACGAAGACCAACAAGGACCATCCGGCTAAAGACTCTACTAATTTGGAGTTCGTTAGCTTACCTTACGGGGAATCCTCGCACACATTGTTGCCTTCTTACAAGGATTATGGAT ctTACAAGGGAAAAGAGGACTCGACATTGGCTCACAGAAGGAGCGAGAACTGGCGCAGTTTGAAGAACTTAAGCTCGCCTCCGGAGAAGCTTTCCGAGACGAAATCACGAGCAGAAGAAATGCCGAAAACTCAGAAATCTTTGGAACCGCAGAGAAAGCAAACTCTCGGGAAGAAGTCCAGCTTGACCGACGATTGCAATCAATTGAATTTAG GACAACGGAACGCATTTGTCGGGAAACATAAAAATCGAGTTATATATTTTCTGATCTcaataatttaa
- the LOC143209611 gene encoding uncharacterized protein LOC143209611 isoform X4 encodes MSSKGNGSCKTVTTRSNKNIVERKELSPTSEAPSEGLVVYDNCNTLIEVTVKTKGRKRTSTMVSNNPTSHKGVEEKRKPGNSSESHSSWGRVLREQTLQHIVARTPVTRPTKNRSDAKDTKKQSLNNQRNNPKHLDEIPIKQSVSQKKLEEQTKSTPRTSNPSTTSLPSSAKSVLVIDRSIQCSGIFDSIDRYGAFNPVRTLGFLMKELEDSIKDDQGSKILTHMEQVLLKLSADSGKSFTMDTGAAELRSKLEATTIQLEDTTKEMNAMCEALREERDCLKRQVMNQNTLLNEAREMHLNAETIIKTLKKELEEAKKIAQSREKTITELREGIKNEEFSQQVIANLRTSCAEQSELARQRHLKVQLLTIEKDKLSALSSHKDSLLAELRNSIKELQSQIADQLSNLITYAQKESINDQISLVHGGHASSSPTSSSSQESNMPTSWHDVSDVSLSTVGHEPPKNMDHRRFIRKPEKIIAASESHIGNMEQKRTKTNKDHPAKDSTNLEFVSLPYGESSHTLLPSYKDYGCTENNLQGKRGLDIGSQKERELAQFEELKLASGEAFRDEITSRRNAENSEIFGTAEKANSREEVQLDRRLQSIEFRTTERICRET; translated from the exons ATGAGCAGTAAGGGAAACGGTTCATGTAAAACTGTCACCACTAGGTCCAACAAAAATATCGTTGAGAGGAAGGAACTTTCG CCCACCTCCGAGGCGCCTTCAGAAGGTCTGGTTGTATATGATAATTGTAACACCTTGATTGAAGTTACTGTAAAAACAAAGGGACGTAAACGTACATCTACAATGGTTAGCAACAATCCGACTAGTCACAAGGGTGTAGAGGAAAAAAGGAAACCTGGCAATAGCTCCGAATCACATTCGAGTTGGGGCAGGGTTCTAAGGGAGCAAACCCTGCAGCACATTGTAGCAAGAACACCTGTCACAAGACCGACAAAAAACAGATCTGATGCTAAAGATACCAAAAAGCAATCTTTAAATAATCAAAGGAACAAT CCTAAACATTTGGACGAGATCCCAATTAAACAATCAGTCTCGCAAAAGAAACTGGAAGAGCAGACTAAAAGCACACCGCGTACTTCAAATCCGTCGACTACATCATTGCCAAGCTCTGCCAAATCTGTTTTGGTTATTGATAGAAGTATTCAATGCAGTGGAATATTTGATTCTATCGACAGATACGGTGCGTTCAATCCAGTTCGCACCTTAGGGTTTTTAATGAAAGAATTAGAGGACTCAATAAAAGATGACCAAGGCAGTAAGATTTTAACTCATATGGAGCAAGTGTTGCTTAAACTATCTGCAGACTCTGGAAAGTCGTTTACCATG GATACAGGAGCTGCAGAGCTCCGTTCGAAATTGGAAGCAACCACGATTCAATTGGAAGACACAACCAAAGAAATGAATGCCATGTGCGAAGCGTTGCGAGAAGAGCGTGACTGTTTAAAACG GCAAGTTATGAATCAAAATACACTGTTAAATGAAGCTCGGGAAATGCATTTAAATGCAGAAACGATTATAAAAACATTGAAGAAAGAACTGGAGGAGGCGAAAAAGATAGCGCAGTCTAGGGAAAAGACAATAACAGAGTTAAGAGAGGGGATCAAGAACGAAGAATTTTCGCAACAGGTTATAGCGAATTTGAGAACGAGCTGTGCCGAGCAGTCGGAGCTTGCGAGGCAGAGGCACTTGAAAGTGCAATTGTTGACTATTGAAAAGGATAAGCTGTCGGCGTTGAGTTCGCACAAGGATTCACTGTTGGCCGAACTTAGGAATTCGATTAA GGAGTTGCAAAGTCAAATTGCGGATCAACTAAGCAACTTAATCACATACGCTCAAAAAGAGAGCATCAATGATCAAATTTCATTGGTACACGGAGGTCACGCGTCTTCCTCACCAACTTCTTCATCTTCCCAAGAATCAAACATGCCTACTTCTTGGCACGACGTTTCCGACGTATCTTTGTCCACCGTAGGCCACGAACCACCCAAAAATATGGATCACCGGAGATTTATCCGAAAACCTGAGAAGATCATAGCTGCCTCGGAGAGTCATATCGGGAATATGGAACAGAAGCGGACGAAGACCAACAAGGACCATCCGGCTAAAGACTCTACTAATTTGGAGTTCGTTAGCTTACCTTACGGGGAATCCTCGCACACATTGTTGCCTTCTTACAAGGATTATGGATGTACGGAAAATAA ctTACAAGGGAAAAGAGGACTCGACATTGGCTCACAGAAGGAGCGAGAACTGGCGCAGTTTGAAGAACTTAAGCTCGCCTCCGGAGAAGCTTTCCGAGACGAAATCACGAGCAGAAGAAATGCCGAAAACTCAGAAATCTTTGGAACCGCAGAGAAAGCAAACTCTCGGGAAGAAGTCCAGCTTGACCGACGATTGCAATCAATTGAATTTAG GACAACGGAACGCATTTGTCGGGAAACATAA
- the LOC143209611 gene encoding uncharacterized protein LOC143209611 isoform X1, with the protein MSSKGNGSCKTVTTRSNKNIVERKELSPTSEAPSEGLVVYDNCNTLIEVTVKTKGRKRTSTMVSNNPTSHKGVEEKRKPGNSSESHSSWGRVLREQTLQHIVARTPVTRPTKNRSDAKDTKKQSLNNQRNNPKHLDEIPIKQSVSQKKLEEQTKSTPRTSNPSTTSLPSSAKSVLVIDRSIQCSGIFDSIDRYGAFNPVRTLGFLMKELEDSIKDDQGSKILTHMEQVLLKLSADSGKSFTMDTGAAELRSKLEATTIQLEDTTKEMNAMCEALREERDCLKRQVMNQNTLLNEAREMHLNAETIIKTLKKELEEAKKIAQSREKTITELREGIKNEEFSQQVIANLRTSCAEQSELARQRHLKVQLLTIEKDKLSALSSHKDSLLAELRNSIKELQSQIADQLSNLITYAQKESINDQISLVHGGHASSSPTSSSSQESNMPTSWHDVSDVSLSTVGHEPPKNMDHRRFIRKPEKIIAASESHIGNMEQKRTKTNKDHPAKDSTNLEFVSLPYGESSHTLLPSYKDYGSYKGKEDSTLAHRRSENWRSLKNLSSPPEKLSETKSRAEEMPKTQKSLEPQRKQTLGKKSSLTDDCNQLNLGNNLAGSSMPEVFNNIFHDIRMQSRMLVKLPSPPRNFPHPDWSDSTLSSISTASELNVIPTNDT; encoded by the exons ATGAGCAGTAAGGGAAACGGTTCATGTAAAACTGTCACCACTAGGTCCAACAAAAATATCGTTGAGAGGAAGGAACTTTCG CCCACCTCCGAGGCGCCTTCAGAAGGTCTGGTTGTATATGATAATTGTAACACCTTGATTGAAGTTACTGTAAAAACAAAGGGACGTAAACGTACATCTACAATGGTTAGCAACAATCCGACTAGTCACAAGGGTGTAGAGGAAAAAAGGAAACCTGGCAATAGCTCCGAATCACATTCGAGTTGGGGCAGGGTTCTAAGGGAGCAAACCCTGCAGCACATTGTAGCAAGAACACCTGTCACAAGACCGACAAAAAACAGATCTGATGCTAAAGATACCAAAAAGCAATCTTTAAATAATCAAAGGAACAAT CCTAAACATTTGGACGAGATCCCAATTAAACAATCAGTCTCGCAAAAGAAACTGGAAGAGCAGACTAAAAGCACACCGCGTACTTCAAATCCGTCGACTACATCATTGCCAAGCTCTGCCAAATCTGTTTTGGTTATTGATAGAAGTATTCAATGCAGTGGAATATTTGATTCTATCGACAGATACGGTGCGTTCAATCCAGTTCGCACCTTAGGGTTTTTAATGAAAGAATTAGAGGACTCAATAAAAGATGACCAAGGCAGTAAGATTTTAACTCATATGGAGCAAGTGTTGCTTAAACTATCTGCAGACTCTGGAAAGTCGTTTACCATG GATACAGGAGCTGCAGAGCTCCGTTCGAAATTGGAAGCAACCACGATTCAATTGGAAGACACAACCAAAGAAATGAATGCCATGTGCGAAGCGTTGCGAGAAGAGCGTGACTGTTTAAAACG GCAAGTTATGAATCAAAATACACTGTTAAATGAAGCTCGGGAAATGCATTTAAATGCAGAAACGATTATAAAAACATTGAAGAAAGAACTGGAGGAGGCGAAAAAGATAGCGCAGTCTAGGGAAAAGACAATAACAGAGTTAAGAGAGGGGATCAAGAACGAAGAATTTTCGCAACAGGTTATAGCGAATTTGAGAACGAGCTGTGCCGAGCAGTCGGAGCTTGCGAGGCAGAGGCACTTGAAAGTGCAATTGTTGACTATTGAAAAGGATAAGCTGTCGGCGTTGAGTTCGCACAAGGATTCACTGTTGGCCGAACTTAGGAATTCGATTAA GGAGTTGCAAAGTCAAATTGCGGATCAACTAAGCAACTTAATCACATACGCTCAAAAAGAGAGCATCAATGATCAAATTTCATTGGTACACGGAGGTCACGCGTCTTCCTCACCAACTTCTTCATCTTCCCAAGAATCAAACATGCCTACTTCTTGGCACGACGTTTCCGACGTATCTTTGTCCACCGTAGGCCACGAACCACCCAAAAATATGGATCACCGGAGATTTATCCGAAAACCTGAGAAGATCATAGCTGCCTCGGAGAGTCATATCGGGAATATGGAACAGAAGCGGACGAAGACCAACAAGGACCATCCGGCTAAAGACTCTACTAATTTGGAGTTCGTTAGCTTACCTTACGGGGAATCCTCGCACACATTGTTGCCTTCTTACAAGGATTATGGAT ctTACAAGGGAAAAGAGGACTCGACATTGGCTCACAGAAGGAGCGAGAACTGGCGCAGTTTGAAGAACTTAAGCTCGCCTCCGGAGAAGCTTTCCGAGACGAAATCACGAGCAGAAGAAATGCCGAAAACTCAGAAATCTTTGGAACCGCAGAGAAAGCAAACTCTCGGGAAGAAGTCCAGCTTGACCGACGATTGCAATCAATTGAATTTAGGTAATAATCTAGCAGGTTCTAGTATGCCGGAGGTGTTTAATAACATATTCCATGACATCAGAATGCAAAGTAGGATGCTGGTGAAACTTCCAAGTCCTCCAAGAAATTTTCCCCATCCTGATTGGAGCGATAGCACCTTGTCAAGTATCAGTACTGCTTCCGAATTGAATGTGATACCGACAAACGACACGTAA
- the LOC143209611 gene encoding uncharacterized protein LOC143209611 isoform X2 has protein sequence MSSKGNGSCKTVTTRSNKNIVERKELSPTSEAPSEGLVVYDNCNTLIEVTVKTKGRKRTSTMVSNNPTSHKGVEEKRKPGNSSESHSSWGRVLREQTLQHIVARTPVTRPTKNRSDAKDTKKQSLNNQRNNPKHLDEIPIKQSVSQKKLEEQTKSTPRTSNPSTTSLPSSAKSVLVIDRSIQCSGIFDSIDRYGAFNPVRTLGFLMKELEDSIKDDQGSKILTHMEQVLLKLSADSGKSFTMDTGAAELRSKLEATTIQLEDTTKEMNAMCEALREERDCLKRQVMNQNTLLNEAREMHLNAETIIKTLKKELEEAKKIAQSREKTITELREGIKNEEFSQQVIANLRTSCAEQSELARQRHLKVQLLTIEKDKLSALSSHKDSLLAELRNSIKELQSQIADQLSNLITYAQKESINDQISLVHGGHASSSPTSSSSQESNMPTSWHDVSDVSLSTVGHEPPKNMDHRRFIRKPEKIIAASESHIGNMEQKRTKTNKDHPAKDSTNLEFVSLPYGESSHTLLPSYKDYGCTENNLQGKRGLDIGSQKERELAQFEELKLASGEAFRDEITSRRNAENSEIFGTAEKANSREEVQLDRRLQSIEFRMQSRMLVKLPSPPRNFPHPDWSDSTLSSISTASELNVIPTNDT, from the exons ATGAGCAGTAAGGGAAACGGTTCATGTAAAACTGTCACCACTAGGTCCAACAAAAATATCGTTGAGAGGAAGGAACTTTCG CCCACCTCCGAGGCGCCTTCAGAAGGTCTGGTTGTATATGATAATTGTAACACCTTGATTGAAGTTACTGTAAAAACAAAGGGACGTAAACGTACATCTACAATGGTTAGCAACAATCCGACTAGTCACAAGGGTGTAGAGGAAAAAAGGAAACCTGGCAATAGCTCCGAATCACATTCGAGTTGGGGCAGGGTTCTAAGGGAGCAAACCCTGCAGCACATTGTAGCAAGAACACCTGTCACAAGACCGACAAAAAACAGATCTGATGCTAAAGATACCAAAAAGCAATCTTTAAATAATCAAAGGAACAAT CCTAAACATTTGGACGAGATCCCAATTAAACAATCAGTCTCGCAAAAGAAACTGGAAGAGCAGACTAAAAGCACACCGCGTACTTCAAATCCGTCGACTACATCATTGCCAAGCTCTGCCAAATCTGTTTTGGTTATTGATAGAAGTATTCAATGCAGTGGAATATTTGATTCTATCGACAGATACGGTGCGTTCAATCCAGTTCGCACCTTAGGGTTTTTAATGAAAGAATTAGAGGACTCAATAAAAGATGACCAAGGCAGTAAGATTTTAACTCATATGGAGCAAGTGTTGCTTAAACTATCTGCAGACTCTGGAAAGTCGTTTACCATG GATACAGGAGCTGCAGAGCTCCGTTCGAAATTGGAAGCAACCACGATTCAATTGGAAGACACAACCAAAGAAATGAATGCCATGTGCGAAGCGTTGCGAGAAGAGCGTGACTGTTTAAAACG GCAAGTTATGAATCAAAATACACTGTTAAATGAAGCTCGGGAAATGCATTTAAATGCAGAAACGATTATAAAAACATTGAAGAAAGAACTGGAGGAGGCGAAAAAGATAGCGCAGTCTAGGGAAAAGACAATAACAGAGTTAAGAGAGGGGATCAAGAACGAAGAATTTTCGCAACAGGTTATAGCGAATTTGAGAACGAGCTGTGCCGAGCAGTCGGAGCTTGCGAGGCAGAGGCACTTGAAAGTGCAATTGTTGACTATTGAAAAGGATAAGCTGTCGGCGTTGAGTTCGCACAAGGATTCACTGTTGGCCGAACTTAGGAATTCGATTAA GGAGTTGCAAAGTCAAATTGCGGATCAACTAAGCAACTTAATCACATACGCTCAAAAAGAGAGCATCAATGATCAAATTTCATTGGTACACGGAGGTCACGCGTCTTCCTCACCAACTTCTTCATCTTCCCAAGAATCAAACATGCCTACTTCTTGGCACGACGTTTCCGACGTATCTTTGTCCACCGTAGGCCACGAACCACCCAAAAATATGGATCACCGGAGATTTATCCGAAAACCTGAGAAGATCATAGCTGCCTCGGAGAGTCATATCGGGAATATGGAACAGAAGCGGACGAAGACCAACAAGGACCATCCGGCTAAAGACTCTACTAATTTGGAGTTCGTTAGCTTACCTTACGGGGAATCCTCGCACACATTGTTGCCTTCTTACAAGGATTATGGATGTACGGAAAATAA ctTACAAGGGAAAAGAGGACTCGACATTGGCTCACAGAAGGAGCGAGAACTGGCGCAGTTTGAAGAACTTAAGCTCGCCTCCGGAGAAGCTTTCCGAGACGAAATCACGAGCAGAAGAAATGCCGAAAACTCAGAAATCTTTGGAACCGCAGAGAAAGCAAACTCTCGGGAAGAAGTCCAGCTTGACCGACGATTGCAATCAATTGAATTTAG AATGCAAAGTAGGATGCTGGTGAAACTTCCAAGTCCTCCAAGAAATTTTCCCCATCCTGATTGGAGCGATAGCACCTTGTCAAGTATCAGTACTGCTTCCGAATTGAATGTGATACCGACAAACGACACGTAA
- the LOC143209611 gene encoding uncharacterized protein LOC143209611 isoform X5 — MSSKGNGSCKTVTTRSNKNIVERKELSPTSEAPSEGLVVYDNCNTLIEVTVKTKGRKRTSTMVSNNPTSHKGVEEKRKPGNSSESHSSWGRVLREQTLQHIVARTPVTRPTKNRSDAKDTKKQSLNNQRNNPKHLDEIPIKQSVSQKKLEEQTKSTPRTSNPSTTSLPSSAKSVLVIDRSIQCSGIFDSIDRYGAFNPVRTLGFLMKELEDSIKDDQGSKILTHMEQVLLKLSADSGKSFTMDTGAAELRSKLEATTIQLEDTTKEMNAMCEALREERDCLKRQVMNQNTLLNEAREMHLNAETIIKTLKKELEEAKKIAQSREKTITELREGIKNEEFSQQVIANLRTSCAEQSELARQRHLKVQLLTIEKDKLSALSSHKDSLLAELRNSIKELQSQIADQLSNLITYAQKESINDQISLVHGGHASSSPTSSSSQESNMPTSWHDVSDVSLSTVGHEPPKNMDHRRFIRKPEKIIAASESHIGNMEQKRTKTNKDHPAKDSTNLEFVSLPYGESSHTLLPSYKDYGSYKGKEDSTLAHRRSENWRSLKNLSSPPEKLSETKSRAEEMPKTQKSLEPQRKQTLGKKSSLTDDCNQLNLECKVGCW, encoded by the exons ATGAGCAGTAAGGGAAACGGTTCATGTAAAACTGTCACCACTAGGTCCAACAAAAATATCGTTGAGAGGAAGGAACTTTCG CCCACCTCCGAGGCGCCTTCAGAAGGTCTGGTTGTATATGATAATTGTAACACCTTGATTGAAGTTACTGTAAAAACAAAGGGACGTAAACGTACATCTACAATGGTTAGCAACAATCCGACTAGTCACAAGGGTGTAGAGGAAAAAAGGAAACCTGGCAATAGCTCCGAATCACATTCGAGTTGGGGCAGGGTTCTAAGGGAGCAAACCCTGCAGCACATTGTAGCAAGAACACCTGTCACAAGACCGACAAAAAACAGATCTGATGCTAAAGATACCAAAAAGCAATCTTTAAATAATCAAAGGAACAAT CCTAAACATTTGGACGAGATCCCAATTAAACAATCAGTCTCGCAAAAGAAACTGGAAGAGCAGACTAAAAGCACACCGCGTACTTCAAATCCGTCGACTACATCATTGCCAAGCTCTGCCAAATCTGTTTTGGTTATTGATAGAAGTATTCAATGCAGTGGAATATTTGATTCTATCGACAGATACGGTGCGTTCAATCCAGTTCGCACCTTAGGGTTTTTAATGAAAGAATTAGAGGACTCAATAAAAGATGACCAAGGCAGTAAGATTTTAACTCATATGGAGCAAGTGTTGCTTAAACTATCTGCAGACTCTGGAAAGTCGTTTACCATG GATACAGGAGCTGCAGAGCTCCGTTCGAAATTGGAAGCAACCACGATTCAATTGGAAGACACAACCAAAGAAATGAATGCCATGTGCGAAGCGTTGCGAGAAGAGCGTGACTGTTTAAAACG GCAAGTTATGAATCAAAATACACTGTTAAATGAAGCTCGGGAAATGCATTTAAATGCAGAAACGATTATAAAAACATTGAAGAAAGAACTGGAGGAGGCGAAAAAGATAGCGCAGTCTAGGGAAAAGACAATAACAGAGTTAAGAGAGGGGATCAAGAACGAAGAATTTTCGCAACAGGTTATAGCGAATTTGAGAACGAGCTGTGCCGAGCAGTCGGAGCTTGCGAGGCAGAGGCACTTGAAAGTGCAATTGTTGACTATTGAAAAGGATAAGCTGTCGGCGTTGAGTTCGCACAAGGATTCACTGTTGGCCGAACTTAGGAATTCGATTAA GGAGTTGCAAAGTCAAATTGCGGATCAACTAAGCAACTTAATCACATACGCTCAAAAAGAGAGCATCAATGATCAAATTTCATTGGTACACGGAGGTCACGCGTCTTCCTCACCAACTTCTTCATCTTCCCAAGAATCAAACATGCCTACTTCTTGGCACGACGTTTCCGACGTATCTTTGTCCACCGTAGGCCACGAACCACCCAAAAATATGGATCACCGGAGATTTATCCGAAAACCTGAGAAGATCATAGCTGCCTCGGAGAGTCATATCGGGAATATGGAACAGAAGCGGACGAAGACCAACAAGGACCATCCGGCTAAAGACTCTACTAATTTGGAGTTCGTTAGCTTACCTTACGGGGAATCCTCGCACACATTGTTGCCTTCTTACAAGGATTATGGAT ctTACAAGGGAAAAGAGGACTCGACATTGGCTCACAGAAGGAGCGAGAACTGGCGCAGTTTGAAGAACTTAAGCTCGCCTCCGGAGAAGCTTTCCGAGACGAAATCACGAGCAGAAGAAATGCCGAAAACTCAGAAATCTTTGGAACCGCAGAGAAAGCAAACTCTCGGGAAGAAGTCCAGCTTGACCGACGATTGCAATCAATTGAATTTAG AATGCAAAGTAGGATGCTGGTGA